Proteins encoded in a region of the Candidatus Margulisiibacteriota bacterium genome:
- a CDS encoding TIM barrel protein, which yields AVKLGAEAVVLHCGRVEMPDATRDLIRLYVDGEADSKEFKDLQSSMIDQRQKLAGPHFKSALKSLRELEPFARNQGVRLGIETRFYYREIPSFEEIGIILDEFRGSNIFYWHDTGHAQFMDHLGFLKHKELLERYGNRLLGIHLHDVIAAKDHYPPSTGEIDFSWIMSSLREETIKVIEAHYPAAPAELTQSKKYLEGLIHGKN from the coding sequence CGCCGTAAAGCTCGGCGCAGAGGCTGTGGTGCTGCACTGCGGAAGGGTAGAGATGCCTGACGCAACCAGAGACCTTATCCGCCTTTACGTTGACGGCGAAGCGGATTCCAAAGAATTCAAAGACCTGCAGTCTTCCATGATCGATCAACGGCAGAAGCTTGCCGGTCCGCATTTTAAGAGCGCCTTAAAAAGCCTGAGGGAACTGGAACCTTTCGCGCGAAACCAGGGTGTGCGGTTGGGGATAGAAACCCGTTTTTATTACCGCGAGATCCCTTCCTTTGAGGAAATAGGCATCATCCTGGATGAATTCAGGGGCTCCAATATTTTCTACTGGCATGACACGGGCCACGCGCAATTCATGGACCACCTTGGTTTCCTGAAGCATAAAGAGCTCCTTGAGCGTTACGGAAACCGCCTGCTGGGGATACACCTGCATGATGTCATTGCCGCCAAAGACCACTATCCTCCCTCAACAGGAGAGATAGATTTCTCCTGGATCATGAGCTCCCTGCGGGAAGAGACGATCAAGGTCATTGAAGCGCATTATCCGGCGGCCCCGGCAGAGCTTACGCAGAGCAAAAAATACCTGGAGGGGCTCATACATGGGAAAAATTAA